The segment GTGGTATACACGTTCAACAGCCATTAATttacacatatgtatatattttacaacaaaaaaatagaagTTCTTACTAAATCGTAAcgtatttttgaaaaatattaaaaaaacctttttaattgtaatttatcgtatgatataaaattaaattttattaaaaattaaaattcaaaattataaaaaatgtaatatattttgatatattatatttttaatttttttttttttttttaaggttttaaataaaaaggcAAATATGGTtccattataaaaaaaaaaaaaaaattatatatttatataatgggaaaataattgtatattatgttattaaatgtattataataatgttttatGTTAAACATATTTGATGTATTTAtaacacaaaataaaatattttatgtgatttttttagttatagtttttatcataaaataatatacgtatcacaataaaaaatgaaaatccattatactaatatattattgtttcctctaaaattaaatatattggtaaCATTAtgtgataaataaataaaatattcataaatataattattatatctatatgacttatatatatagtttaaatatacatattaattacaaatatataaaatcataaaCTACAAATaaacattacatatatatgtcacCATTTTTTATAGGTAAATACCCACAAAAAACCACACACCACAGCACGTCATACACAAAAAATACCAACCACAAGGTCATTAAGCGAATGTGAATTGTATGCACCTGTCAACTATTATAGTGACCCACAAATGAAAGAAGTGATGGATAATTTCAATAAACAGACACAACAAAGATTTCATGAATATGACGAAAGGATGAAAACTACACGCCAAAAATGTAAAGATCGATGTGATAAAGAAatccaaaaaattattttaaaagataaattagaAAAGGAATTAACCGAAAAGTTCGCGACATTACAAACTGATATACAAAGTGACGCCATTCCAACATGTATTTGTGAAAAGTCGTTAGCAGATAAAGTGGAAAAAGGATGCTTGAGATGTGCACAAAATTTGGGAGGGGTTGCACCCGGTTGGGGTCTGCTCAGTGGTTTTGACTATGTGACATGGTCACAATATATTTCCGGAATTGCTGCAAAAGCTGCTGCAGATGCAGGTCTTAAGGCAGGTGTAAAAGTAGGTTTGGTTAACGTTGTCAAAATAGTAAGAAATACATTAGGTAGTGCAGGTGAGGTACCTCCAATGGATTGGGAAaaacttattatttttggtAACTTTTCTGATGGAGTAACACTTCATGCTATATTTAAAAACTTAGATAATATGATGAATGGTTATTTAGATTCTAGAAAGTATTCTCAATTTTCTATGGTGGTACAAAAATTTGCTGGAAATTTTAAGCCAATTACTGCAAAATATTCTAAAGAAGTAGCAGAAGTCACGAAAGCGGTTGCTGATGCTAAAACCGGTGTATTGACAAAAGCAGGCAATGCAACTAGTAGTTTATCTACTGGAATAACTGCTTCCATTATTGCAATTGTAGTAATTGTTTTAATTAtggtaattatttatttagttTTACGTTAtcgacgaaaaaaaaaaatgaagaaaaaactcCAATACATCAAATTATTAGAAGAATAGATATGTGACTTttggtatttttttatgttcctAGGACGTTTGGTACACCTACTGTTTTCCTTTGAATGtaccatatttttttcaccattataaataactatattatttttatatgtcttgcgcttttatatataatttatttttctataattttatttatttatttatttatttattttctaaaactcttttaattaataaacaatgtaatttttaatttatataaaatacttatacttattataatatattatttttttaaaacataatgtaacgtatatattttaaatacctCATATGTTATtcaaaggaatatatatcaaaaaaaacaataaaacttatgattattataattattatgattactattattataaatattttaagaaacatattattcaaaatattatatctatatttatataatttaaattaaaaccaataagtatattatttcaattcAGAATTATCTTCCTTAAGAAAcctatcatattatatattatgttatttatatttatttcataatatattttattattttttttaattattttttattagaaataCTACTAATACAATGAATTCAAAAAATAGTAaacatataacaaaatataataattacacgtaatataacaaatagatacaatacataaaaaaccaataaaaacacaaaaaacaaatcaaattaataaaaataaaacacaataaaaaaaggaataatgtatattttttattttaatataataatacactttttctttatttggactttgtaatttttattatgttgttttattttttagtataatatgtagatattttttgtttatatatatatatatttatttgataatatgtatatatttatgagatataatttcatatatatttcataatttatattgttctttttaatttttttttaagtgttatttgtttctatattatgtatgtatgcattgatttattatcattatatttttatatatattatgtggcaaaaagaaaaaaaaaaaaaaatttgtttattaaatattttttcttctgtaaaatgttttccttttttgtttatatttatatttatatattttttttttttttttgttattttttatatatatgaaatttgtatgatatattaaaattttttttttttttttttttttttttttattattttatttgtatacacatttaggaaaaaaaaattataataataatttatatatatatatatatttttttttttctactgttaatttatttgttttttttttttttttttttttttaaacataaatttttttttctttttctttttcttttttttttaattttaatttagtTCTCActgtataaaaatttttttttttttttcgtataaaatttttttttttttttcgtataaaatttttttttttttttttttcatataaaattttttttttatttttttatttttatttaaatttccATTTAATTCTCattgtataaatttttttttaattttttttctaaatatatttttttattttttatttaatgagattttttttttttttcttattcaattttaaatacataaatatatataaaacacatacacatataaatacatcCATTTACCTTTAGTAAAAAGTAACTCAACGCAGCAAACGCAATTCCTACACTTAAAGGAAAAGCCGAAATCGACATCATTTCCGGTAATATGGAAATATATGTGggttttttttatgtgtttttcttttttttttttgtatataatttttagtgttataaattatattatatcatatatatgtacacatatataacatgATTGTAttgtgttatatattatgttatattttttaattttgtggtctcattatatacaatcatatgtatatgtatagtgttatatatattaattataatcacATAAGtagttaatattatttagaataaacatattatatattataaaaataaatatataatttacattcattatactaaaaaaataaataaatagatataaattaaataatttaatgacCATATAacattaaacaaaaaaatatatatatatattgttataaaaatttaattatcataacaaccatgtattaaaaaatctaaaatttacaaaaaaattaaattgaatttaataacatgagaacatatatttattgatttaataattttgtgtattgtagttttttattcatttttttttttctacgaTAACGTAAaact is part of the Plasmodium falciparum 3D7 genome assembly, chromosome: 9 genome and harbors:
- a CDS encoding rifin, with product MKIHYTNILLFPLKLNILVNTHKKPHTTARHTQKIPTTRSLSECELYAPVNYYSDPQMKEVMDNFNKQTQQRFHEYDERMKTTRQKCKDRCDKEIQKIILKDKLEKELTEKFATLQTDIQSDAIPTCICEKSLADKVEKGCLRCAQNLGGVAPGWGLLSGFDYVTWSQYISGIAAKAAADAGLKAGVKVGLVNVVKIVRNTLGSAGEVPPMDWEKLIIFGNFSDGVTLHAIFKNLDNMMNGYLDSRKYSQFSMVVQKFAGNFKPITAKYSKEVAEVTKAVADAKTGVLTKAGNATSSLSTGITASIIAIVVIVLIMVIIYLVLRYRRKKKMKKKLQYIKLLEE